The Kosakonia sacchari SP1 genome includes a window with the following:
- a CDS encoding sugar ABC transporter ATP-binding protein: MTASTPLLSLKGITKVFPGVRALENVQLDLWPGKVTALIGENGAGKSTLVKVMTGIYQPEEGEILYKAIPISLPTPESAHKVGITAIHQETVLFDELSVTENIFVGQYLYKGLLKKLDWPAMHQQAQAILTRLEVQIDPRATLKTLSIAQRHMVAIARALSFEAQVVILDEPTAALSQHEILEFYQIVERLKQEGKAILFISHKFDEIFELADHYTILRDGVYVDSGAINDISEERMVAMMVGRAINQSWPKVACTLGETVLEVRDLCHPTEFAHINFSLRKGEILGFYGLVGAGRTELMQALSGVSRPASGDIILNGRTMHFRQPADAINAGIVCVPEERQKQGAIIELSIAQNISLPQLSKLNSNGVLNEAKEWALADEYARRLQVKAFSWKQAVETLSGGNQQKVVIGKWLATHPEVIILDEPTKGIDIGSKAAVHQFMSELVAQGLAVIMVSSELPEVMGMADRVIVMHEGLMVAEYQTGEATAETIVSAASGAGKEAA; encoded by the coding sequence ATGACGGCATCCACCCCTCTGCTGTCGCTCAAGGGCATCACCAAGGTCTTTCCCGGTGTGCGCGCCCTTGAGAACGTGCAGCTCGATCTCTGGCCCGGCAAAGTCACCGCGTTGATCGGTGAAAACGGCGCGGGGAAATCCACGCTGGTCAAAGTGATGACCGGTATTTACCAGCCTGAAGAGGGCGAAATTCTCTATAAAGCGATCCCGATTTCACTGCCTACGCCCGAATCGGCGCATAAAGTGGGGATCACCGCCATTCACCAGGAAACAGTGCTGTTCGACGAACTCTCGGTCACCGAAAACATCTTTGTCGGGCAGTATTTATATAAAGGGCTGTTGAAAAAACTCGACTGGCCCGCCATGCACCAGCAAGCGCAGGCGATCCTCACCCGGCTGGAAGTGCAAATTGACCCGCGCGCGACGCTGAAAACATTGAGTATCGCCCAGCGCCACATGGTGGCGATTGCCCGTGCGCTCTCCTTTGAAGCGCAGGTGGTGATTCTGGACGAACCGACAGCCGCGCTCTCGCAGCATGAAATTCTGGAGTTCTACCAAATCGTTGAGCGCCTGAAGCAGGAAGGCAAAGCGATCCTGTTTATCTCGCACAAGTTTGATGAAATTTTCGAGCTGGCGGATCACTACACCATTTTGCGCGACGGGGTGTATGTCGATTCCGGCGCCATCAATGACATCAGCGAAGAGCGAATGGTGGCGATGATGGTCGGGCGCGCCATTAACCAGAGCTGGCCGAAAGTGGCCTGCACACTCGGCGAAACCGTGCTTGAAGTGCGCGATTTATGCCATCCCACCGAATTTGCCCATATCAACTTTTCGCTGCGCAAAGGCGAGATCCTCGGCTTTTACGGCCTGGTCGGTGCCGGTCGCACGGAACTGATGCAGGCGCTTTCTGGCGTGTCGCGCCCCGCTTCGGGCGACATCATCCTTAACGGGCGAACGATGCATTTCCGCCAGCCTGCGGATGCCATCAACGCCGGGATTGTCTGTGTGCCGGAAGAGCGGCAAAAGCAGGGCGCGATTATCGAACTGTCGATTGCCCAGAACATCAGCCTGCCGCAGCTCAGCAAACTCAATAGCAACGGCGTGCTCAACGAGGCCAAAGAGTGGGCGCTGGCGGATGAGTACGCCCGGCGTTTGCAGGTGAAAGCCTTTAGCTGGAAACAGGCGGTAGAAACCCTCTCCGGCGGCAATCAGCAAAAAGTGGTGATCGGCAAATGGCTCGCCACCCATCCGGAAGTGATCATTCTTGATGAGCCAACGAAAGGCATCGATATCGGCTCCAAAGCCGCCGTACACCAGTTTATGTCTGAACTGGTGGCACAGGGGCTGGCGGTGATTATGGTCTCTTCCGAACTGCCGGAAGTGATGGGCATGGCCGATCGGGTGATCGTTATGCACGAAGGGCTAATGGTCGCCGAGTACCAGACCGGTGAAGCGACGGCGGAAACCATCGTCAGCGCCGCCAGCGGTGCCGGGAAGGAGGCAGCATAA
- a CDS encoding ABC transporter permease — protein sequence MWQQLLKHREALLGGVIVLLVLAIGSRVPSFISPGNLVEMFNDTAILIILALGQMMVLLTKGIDLSMAANLALTGMIVALINFHHPDVPVWSLLLLATVLGLVMGIINGLLVWKLGIPAIVVTLGTMSIYRGMIFLLSGGGWVNSNQMGADFLGLPRASVLGLPVLSWCAIAVLLLVGYFLRYSRTGRALYTAGGNATAAYYTGINAGKMQFVSFCLSGALAGFCGYLWISRFAVAYVDVANGFELQVVAACVIGGISTMGGTGRVPGCLFGALFLGVINNALPVIGISPFWQMAISGTVIVIAVLLNERGNKRKGRLILRDTALARQKQAVKP from the coding sequence ATGTGGCAACAACTGCTTAAACATCGCGAAGCGCTGCTCGGCGGCGTGATTGTGCTGCTGGTGCTGGCTATCGGCAGCCGTGTCCCTTCGTTTATCAGTCCCGGTAACCTGGTGGAGATGTTCAACGATACCGCCATTCTGATAATCCTCGCCCTCGGACAAATGATGGTGCTCCTGACCAAAGGTATCGACCTGTCGATGGCGGCCAACCTGGCGCTGACCGGCATGATTGTCGCGTTGATCAACTTCCATCACCCGGATGTGCCGGTCTGGTCGTTGCTGCTGCTGGCAACGGTGCTCGGGCTGGTGATGGGCATCATCAATGGTCTGCTGGTATGGAAACTCGGTATCCCGGCGATTGTCGTCACGCTTGGCACCATGAGTATTTATCGCGGGATGATCTTTTTGCTCTCCGGCGGCGGCTGGGTGAACTCGAACCAGATGGGCGCAGATTTTCTCGGCCTGCCGCGTGCCTCGGTGCTGGGTTTGCCAGTACTGAGCTGGTGCGCCATCGCCGTATTGCTGCTGGTGGGCTACTTCCTGCGTTATAGCCGCACCGGGCGAGCGCTCTATACCGCGGGCGGCAACGCCACGGCGGCGTATTACACCGGTATCAACGCCGGGAAGATGCAGTTTGTCAGCTTCTGCCTTTCTGGCGCACTGGCAGGTTTTTGCGGCTATTTGTGGATTTCACGTTTTGCCGTGGCCTATGTCGACGTGGCTAACGGGTTCGAACTGCAAGTGGTTGCCGCCTGTGTGATTGGCGGCATCAGCACCATGGGCGGCACCGGGCGCGTGCCCGGCTGTTTGTTCGGCGCACTGTTCCTTGGCGTTATCAATAACGCGTTGCCGGTAATTGGCATTTCGCCGTTCTGGCAGATGGCGATTTCCGGCACGGTGATCGTCATCGCGGTGCTGCTCAACGAGCGCGGTAACAAACGCAAAGGCCGCCTGATCCTGCGTGACACGGCGCTGGCGCGACAAAAACAGGCGGTGAAACCATGA
- a CDS encoding ABC transporter permease: MSKILTSEPVKNTPAATPLFKRLLCWEGFLLAVTLAVFVVNALASPYFLNIWNLSDATFNFTEKAIIVLPMAMLIIAREIDLSVAATIALSSTAMGFCAQAGVDTPLLVCVGLGVGLLCGLFNGILVTRFNLSSIVITIGTMSLYRGITYILLGDQALNTWPASFAWFGQGYVWGALSFEFALFIVLALLFAFLLHKTNFGRRTYAIGNNPTGAWYSGINVKRHNLILFALVGLMAGLASVLLTSRLGSTRPTIALGWELSVVTMAVLGGVNILGGSGSMVGVIIAAFLMGLVTFGLSLLNVPGIVMSIIVGAMLIVVISLPIITRRMMQRRRL, translated from the coding sequence ATGAGCAAAATATTGACTTCTGAGCCCGTGAAAAATACCCCTGCCGCGACACCACTCTTTAAGCGCTTGTTGTGCTGGGAAGGTTTTTTACTGGCGGTGACGCTGGCGGTGTTTGTGGTAAACGCCCTCGCGTCGCCCTATTTCCTCAATATCTGGAATCTTTCCGACGCGACTTTCAACTTCACCGAAAAAGCGATCATCGTGTTGCCGATGGCGATGCTGATCATTGCCCGCGAAATTGACCTTTCTGTCGCCGCCACCATCGCGCTCAGCTCCACGGCGATGGGGTTTTGCGCCCAGGCGGGTGTGGATACGCCGCTGCTGGTGTGCGTCGGCCTGGGCGTTGGGCTGCTGTGCGGGTTGTTCAACGGCATTCTGGTGACGCGCTTCAACCTCTCTTCGATTGTGATCACCATCGGCACCATGAGCCTGTATCGCGGTATTACCTACATTCTTCTCGGCGATCAGGCGCTTAACACCTGGCCTGCGAGCTTTGCGTGGTTTGGCCAGGGTTACGTGTGGGGCGCGCTGTCATTTGAGTTTGCTTTGTTCATCGTGCTGGCGCTGCTGTTCGCTTTTCTGCTGCACAAAACCAACTTTGGCCGCCGCACGTACGCCATCGGTAATAACCCGACCGGCGCCTGGTATTCCGGTATCAATGTGAAACGCCACAACCTGATCCTCTTCGCGCTGGTGGGGCTGATGGCAGGCCTGGCCTCGGTGCTGCTGACGTCGCGTTTGGGCAGCACACGCCCGACGATTGCGCTCGGCTGGGAGCTGTCGGTAGTGACGATGGCGGTGCTCGGCGGCGTCAATATTCTCGGCGGTTCCGGCAGCATGGTCGGCGTGATTATCGCCGCCTTCCTGATGGGGCTGGTGACCTTTGGCCTGAGCCTGCTCAATGTGCCGGGCATTGTGATGTCGATTATCGTCGGCGCGATGCTGATTGTGGTGATTTCGCTGCCAATCATTACCCGCCGCATGATGCAGCGCAGGCGTTTATGA
- the fucO gene encoding lactaldehyde reductase yields the protein MSFMLALPKISLHGAGAIGDMVTMVANKQWGKALIVTDGQLVKLGLLDSLFAALKAHNMPYHLFDEVFPNPTEALVQQGYAAFQNAACDYIIAFGGGSPIDTAKGVKILTANPGPSTAYSGVGKVKNPGVPLVAINTTAGTAAEMTSNAVIIDSARQVKEVIIDPNIIPDIAVDDASVMLAIPASVTAATGMDALTHAVEAYVSVGAHPLTDANALEAIRLINLWLPKAVDDGHNLEAREQMAYGQYLAGMAFNSAGLGLVHALAHQPGATHNLPHGVCNAILLPVIENFNRPNAVARFARVAQAMGVNTRGMSDEAASMEAINAIRTLSARVGIPSGFSKLGVTKADIEGWLDKALADPCAPCNPRTASRDEVRELYLEAL from the coding sequence ATGAGCTTTATGTTAGCACTACCCAAAATCAGCCTGCACGGTGCGGGCGCTATCGGCGATATGGTCACTATGGTGGCGAACAAACAGTGGGGAAAAGCGCTGATTGTCACCGACGGGCAACTGGTCAAACTGGGTTTGCTGGACAGCCTGTTTGCCGCGCTGAAAGCGCATAACATGCCGTATCACCTGTTTGATGAGGTGTTCCCGAACCCAACGGAAGCGTTGGTGCAACAAGGCTATGCGGCGTTTCAAAACGCCGCCTGCGATTACATTATCGCTTTCGGCGGCGGCAGCCCGATCGATACCGCCAAAGGGGTGAAAATCCTCACCGCCAACCCCGGCCCGTCGACCGCCTATTCCGGCGTCGGCAAAGTGAAAAACCCCGGCGTACCGCTGGTCGCCATCAATACTACCGCCGGCACGGCGGCGGAGATGACCAGTAACGCGGTGATCATTGATTCCGCGCGTCAGGTGAAAGAAGTGATTATCGACCCGAACATTATTCCTGATATCGCCGTCGATGATGCCAGCGTGATGCTGGCGATCCCCGCTTCTGTTACCGCCGCAACCGGCATGGATGCGCTGACCCACGCCGTTGAAGCGTATGTCTCGGTGGGCGCGCACCCGTTGACCGACGCCAATGCGCTGGAAGCCATTCGCTTAATTAACCTGTGGCTGCCAAAGGCGGTTGATGACGGCCACAATCTTGAAGCGCGTGAGCAAATGGCGTACGGCCAGTACCTTGCCGGCATGGCTTTTAACAGCGCCGGTCTTGGTCTGGTGCATGCGTTAGCGCACCAGCCGGGCGCCACGCATAATCTGCCGCATGGCGTGTGCAATGCCATCCTGTTGCCAGTTATCGAAAACTTTAACCGCCCGAACGCCGTTGCCCGCTTTGCCCGCGTGGCACAGGCGATGGGCGTGAATACTCGCGGGATGAGCGATGAAGCCGCCAGCATGGAAGCCATCAATGCCATCCGCACCCTGAGCGCGCGTGTTGGTATTCCTTCTGGTTTCAGCAAACTCGGCGTCACTAAAGCCGATATCGAAGGCTGGCTGGATAAAGCGCTCGCTGATCCGTGTGCGCCGTGCAACCCGCGAACCGCCAGCCGGGACGAAGTGCGCGAGCTGTATCTGGAGGCATTATGA
- the rhaM gene encoding L-rhamnose mutarotase has product MIRKAFVMQVNPDAHEEYERRHNPIWPELEAALKAGGAHHYAIFLDKQRNLLFATVEIESEARWNAVAKTEVCQRWWKHMRDVMPANPDNSPVSAELKEVFYLE; this is encoded by the coding sequence ATGATCCGCAAAGCCTTTGTGATGCAGGTAAATCCCGATGCGCACGAAGAGTATGAACGCCGCCACAACCCCATCTGGCCGGAGCTGGAAGCAGCGCTGAAAGCCGGTGGTGCGCACCATTACGCCATTTTTCTCGATAAACAGCGCAATCTGCTGTTCGCCACCGTTGAGATTGAATCGGAAGCACGCTGGAACGCCGTCGCGAAGACAGAGGTGTGCCAGCGCTGGTGGAAACATATGCGTGATGTGATGCCGGCCAACCCGGACAACAGCCCGGTCAGCGCGGAATTAAAAGAAGTGTTCTACCTGGAGTAA
- a CDS encoding fimbrial biogenesis chaperone codes for MRSRLALAMLTSLLMTAFSTRAGLIAASTRVIFNEGQTQQSLMLVNTNNWPVMVQTWVDNGEADVDAPARFKAPFVAVPTLFSLEPKGMQGLRLLYNQQTLPQDRESVFWLNLYEMPPKSTASAPDARSVILTMNTQMKIFWRPKKIGAPVDIAKKIRFSVVNSGKNMEIVCHNASPWHLSFGGLSLRYGEKNYAVEQQPDMMVAPYGEKRYTVVAKVLQPTVLPLRIQAKLINDSGLVAEQTFPVR; via the coding sequence ATGAGATCCCGCCTTGCCCTCGCGATGCTTACCTCTTTGTTGATGACCGCCTTTTCCACCCGCGCCGGGCTTATCGCCGCCTCGACGCGGGTGATTTTTAACGAAGGGCAGACCCAGCAAAGCCTGATGCTGGTCAACACCAACAACTGGCCGGTGATGGTGCAAACCTGGGTCGATAACGGCGAAGCGGATGTCGATGCGCCAGCCCGTTTTAAAGCGCCGTTTGTGGCGGTTCCGACGCTGTTTTCACTCGAACCCAAAGGGATGCAGGGGTTGCGGCTGCTGTATAACCAGCAAACGCTGCCACAGGATCGGGAGTCGGTCTTTTGGCTCAATCTGTACGAAATGCCGCCAAAATCAACCGCTTCCGCGCCAGACGCGCGCAGCGTGATCCTGACGATGAATACGCAAATGAAAATCTTCTGGCGACCAAAAAAAATTGGCGCGCCGGTGGATATAGCGAAAAAAATCCGTTTCAGTGTGGTCAACAGCGGCAAAAATATGGAGATCGTCTGCCATAACGCATCGCCGTGGCATCTCTCATTTGGCGGATTATCGTTACGCTACGGCGAAAAAAACTACGCTGTGGAGCAGCAGCCGGACATGATGGTGGCGCCCTACGGTGAGAAGCGATACACCGTGGTTGCAAAAGTTCTGCAGCCCACGGTTTTACCGCTGCGTATCCAGGCCAAACTGATTAATGACAGCGGCCTGGTTGCCGAACAGACATTTCCCGTCCGTTAA
- a CDS encoding fimbrial protein encodes MSLIRIILLNIVLLTSLSASALCKKGPDFVRTELDDYGLSLAMGTVNVSSLEIQPIGSPLGSNIVTFSQNPRYKGPDSVLWVCDIADKNNIFEIIATNGDDRNSGFFDLGKTDGYPDFYGTLFEHVALRLTHMNSGTVFTRQYQRIPMKNYQVSPDGSQIYIRVKDFSPIRADLIRVSSTTPTTGAPFNYCARASQLTSGSYSCNQPNGYVSFCSPGSPDAYCDSGDSAYTFIGWSYDNWMAINMGISTGYPANLVSIPTCVAKSVTPMVFFPTISINDLNNGQTAQSSFNVHILCEGQSTSGETQGMTAMGLQVPYESYLTAQQLNLVNASGGVSHLLSEKYGQPGYASGVGIQIANSNDGVLRNFIGWSRCLAATCQPGGNGGWYAVRDGATQVTNNGSTAINEYVVNFNAYLTRIAGETVTAGKVDASAEVLVKVQ; translated from the coding sequence ATGTCACTTATACGCATTATTTTGCTGAATATTGTTTTATTAACCAGCCTGTCTGCGAGCGCGCTGTGCAAAAAAGGGCCAGATTTCGTTCGTACCGAGTTAGATGACTATGGCCTTAGCCTGGCGATGGGAACCGTCAACGTTTCCAGCCTCGAAATCCAACCGATAGGTTCCCCGCTGGGTTCGAATATCGTGACCTTCTCGCAGAACCCCCGTTACAAAGGCCCGGATAGCGTGCTGTGGGTCTGCGATATCGCCGATAAAAACAATATTTTTGAAATCATCGCCACCAATGGCGACGATCGTAACAGCGGTTTTTTCGATTTGGGGAAAACGGATGGTTACCCCGACTTCTACGGCACGTTGTTTGAGCATGTTGCGTTACGTCTGACACACATGAATTCGGGCACGGTATTTACGCGCCAATACCAGCGTATCCCGATGAAGAATTACCAGGTTTCACCGGATGGCAGCCAAATCTACATTCGGGTGAAAGATTTCAGCCCTATCCGCGCGGATCTGATTCGGGTGAGTTCGACAACGCCGACTACCGGAGCGCCATTTAACTATTGTGCCCGCGCGTCGCAGTTAACATCTGGCAGTTATAGCTGCAATCAACCCAACGGTTATGTCTCTTTCTGCTCACCCGGCAGCCCGGATGCCTATTGTGATTCCGGCGATTCCGCATATACCTTTATTGGCTGGTCTTACGATAACTGGATGGCCATCAATATGGGCATTTCCACGGGCTATCCTGCCAACCTGGTATCGATACCTACCTGCGTCGCGAAAAGCGTCACACCGATGGTCTTTTTCCCCACCATTTCCATTAACGATCTGAACAATGGCCAAACCGCTCAAAGTAGCTTTAACGTGCATATCCTCTGTGAAGGGCAGTCGACAAGCGGTGAAACGCAGGGGATGACGGCGATGGGGCTACAGGTGCCCTATGAAAGTTACCTGACGGCGCAGCAACTCAACCTGGTGAATGCGTCAGGCGGGGTGAGCCATCTGCTTTCCGAAAAATATGGTCAACCGGGTTACGCCAGCGGAGTCGGTATTCAGATAGCCAACAGCAATGACGGTGTGCTGCGTAATTTTATTGGCTGGTCTCGCTGCCTGGCCGCAACTTGCCAACCCGGCGGTAACGGCGGCTGGTACGCGGTGCGTGATGGCGCGACGCAAGTGACAAATAACGGTTCAACCGCGATCAACGAATATGTGGTTAATTTCAATGCTTATCTGACCCGTATCGCGGGCGAAACGGTCACGGCGGGTAAGGTTGATGCCAGTGCTGAAGTGCTGGTGAAAGTCCAATGA